One part of the Arabidopsis thaliana chromosome 4, partial sequence genome encodes these proteins:
- a CDS encoding KH domain-containing protein (KH domain-containing protein; FUNCTIONS IN: RNA binding, nucleic acid binding; INVOLVED IN: biological_process unknown; LOCATED IN: cellular_component unknown; EXPRESSED IN: 23 plant structures; EXPRESSED DURING: 13 growth stages; CONTAINS InterPro DOMAIN/s: K Homology (InterPro:IPR004087), K Homology, type 1, subgroup (InterPro:IPR018111), K Homology, type 1 (InterPro:IPR004088); BEST Arabidopsis thaliana protein match is: KH domain-containing protein (TAIR:AT1G33680.1); Has 30201 Blast hits to 17322 proteins in 780 species: Archae - 12; Bacteria - 1396; Metazoa - 17338; Fungi - 3422; Plants - 5037; Viruses - 0; Other Eukaryotes - 2996 (source: NCBI BLink).): MTEEDFVVISTPPVDLKRKLDEVELNGNIVDDSNQTSDSSQAKRAKLEDEAQDGLDYGNTQENGSSMEVKEEEQLQEPKEENQDSVPLVEEVQDPIHADESENKICSVDQPTDDQVKPEDNQQGCIEDVNGGEHQKVIDDDSKEVNDGSSQENGKEENKEVDGEKSQKEVDGTQSTTRRIDVPSSKVGVLIGKGGETIRYLQFNSGAKIQILRDSEADPSSALRPVEIIGSVACIESAEKLISAVIAEAEAGGSPALVARGHPSTHAIGIPEQIEIKVPNDKVGLIIGRGGETIKNMQTRSGARTQLIPQHAEGDGLKERTVRISGDKMQIDIATDMIKDVMNQNARPSSYSGGYNQPAYRPQGPGGPPQWGSRGPHAPHPYDYHPRGPYSSQGSYYNSPGFGGYPPQHMPPRGGYGTDWDQRPPYSGPYNYYGRQGAQSAGPVPPPSGPVPSPAFGGPPLSQVSYGYGQSHGPEYGHAAPYSQTGYQQTYGQTYEQPKYDSNPPMQPPYGGSYPPAGGGQSGYYQMQQPGVRPYGMQQGPVQQGYGPPQPAAAASSGDVPYQGATPAAPSYGSTNMAPQQQQYGYTSSDGPVQQQTYPSYSSAPPSDAYNNGTQTPATGPAYQQQSVQPASSTYDQTGAQQAAAAGYGGQVAPTGGYTYPTSQPAYGTSQTQNYGYNTSSQDPN; encoded by the exons ATGACGGAggaagattttgttgttatctCTACGCCGCCTGTCGATCTCAAGCGAAAGCTCGACGAAGTTGAGCTTAATGGAAATATCGTGGATGATAGCAATCAAACATCTGATTCTTCTCAGGCTAAACGAGCGAAGCTAGAAGATGAAGCTCAAGATGGTTTAG ATTATGGGAATACACAAGAAAATGGGTCTTCAATGGAGGTAAAAGAGGAAGAACAGCTTCAGGAACCTAAGGAAGAGAATCAAGATTCTGTACCACTTGTTGAGGAAGTTCAGGATCCTATTCATGCTGATGAGTCTGAAAATAAGATTTGTAGTGTAGATCAGCCAACAGATGATCAGGTTAAGCCTGAGGATAACCAACAAGGTTGTATTGAGGATGTCAATGGTGGTGAACATCAGAAGGTGATTGATGACGATAGTAAGGAAGTGAATGATGGTAGTTCTCAAGAGAatggtaaagaagaaaataaggaAGTGGATGGTGAAAAATCTCAGAAGGAGGTTGATGGCACACAGTCGACAACTCGTAGGATAGATGTCCCAAGTTCAAAG GTAGGTGTGTTGATTGGTAAAGGTGGGGAGACTATACGGTATCTTCAGTTTAACTCTGGtgccaaaatccaaattttgagGGATTCAGAAGCTGATCCGAGCTCAGCGTTAAGACCAGTGGAGATAATTGGAAGTGTTGCATGCATTGAAAGTGCTGAGAAGCTTATCAGTGCAGTCATAGCAGAG GCTGAAGCAGGAGGTTCACCTGCCCTAGTTGCTAGGGGCCATCCTTCCACTCATGCGATAGGGATCCCAGAACAGATAGAGATTAAAGTTCCAAATGATAAG GTTGGTCTGATTATTGGCCGAGGTGGCGAGACAATCAAGAATATGCAGACAAGGTCAGGAGCACGTACTCAG TTAATACCACAACATGCAGAAGGTGATGGATTGAAGGAGAGGACTGTCCGTATATCTGGAGATAAGATGCAGATTGATATAGCAACTGACATGATAAAAGATGTTATGAACCAG aaTGCAAGGCCATCATCCTATTCCGGTGGCTATAATCAGCCTGCCTACCGTCCCCAAGGGCCAGGCGGTCCACCTCAATGGGGTTCACGAGGTCCTCATGCTCCCCATCCCTATGATTACCACCCTCGTGGACCATATTCATCTCAAGGTTCATATTACAATTCTCCCGGTTTCGGTGGCTATCCTCCACAGCATATGCCTCCTAGAGGTGGATATGGTACTGATTGGGACCAAAGACCTCCGTATTCTGGTCCGTACAATTATTATGGAAGACAAGGAGCTCAAAGCGCTGGCCCAGTTCCACCTCCTTCTGGCCCTGTACCCTCCCCTGCCTTTGGTGGTCCCCCTCTTTCGCAGGTAAGTTATGGTTACGGTCAGAGCCATGGCCCAGAGTATGGACATGCTGCTCCTTACTCCCAGACCGGTTATCAGCAGACTTACGGGCAGACGTATGAACAGCCTAAGTATGACAGTAATCCTCCGATGCAGCCACCTTATGGAGGTTCATATCCACCAGCAGGTGGTGGTCAGTCAGGCTATTACCAAATGCAGCAACCTGGTGTTAGGCCTTATGGGATGCAACAAGGTCCTGTCCAGCAAGGATATGGGCCTCCACAGCCTGCAGCAGCAGCTTCTTCCGGTGATGTGCCTTACCAAGGTGCAACTCCAGCAGCACCGTCATATGGCAGTACTAACATGGctccacaacaacaacaatatggCTACACGTCAAGTGATGGGCCAGTGCAACAGCAAACATATCCTTCCTATAGTTCCGCTCCACCATCTGACGCTTACAACAATGGTACACAAACACCTGCAACTGGTCCAGCTTACCAGCAGCAAAGTGTTCAGCCAGCTTCTTCCACCTATGACCAGACTGGTGCACAGCAGGCTGCAGCAGCTGGGTACGGTGGGCAAGTAGCTCCAACCGGTGGATACACATATCCAACCTCACAGCCTGCTTATGGTACATCTCAGACCCAAAACTATGGATACAACACAAGCTCTCAAGATCCTAACTAA
- a CDS encoding uncharacterized protein (unknown protein; BEST Arabidopsis thaliana protein match is: unknown protein (TAIR:AT4G13530.1); Has 120 Blast hits to 114 proteins in 21 species: Archae - 2; Bacteria - 4; Metazoa - 0; Fungi - 12; Plants - 100; Viruses - 0; Other Eukaryotes - 2 (source: NCBI BLink).), whose amino-acid sequence MDDWELLHHGSDTESTDSITSETKLESSSVIDDGMILSDHFSATDRVIESGYFDSFRVDYGSECLNPGEVSVDSGLDQFSVSQSGDDCVRNEFGVYDSETGILGDGEVRLSDFEAANEKYVESEAATELTGGTVSHYETENLEEFVDGRHGENESGVEEPIEDSSKLCSDLGGNELVSRDSGVVNGEKEVVSDSVVASSEVIEGSGGDTVEVGGVSSGGEGKSRETVWWKMPFVLLKYSVFRIGPVWSVSMAAAVMGLVLLGRRLYNMKKKAQRFHLKVTIDDKKASRVMSQAARLNEVFTEVRRVPVIRPALPSPGAWPVLSLR is encoded by the exons ATGGATGATTGGGAGCTTCTTCATCATGGCTCTGATACAGAATCAACTGATTCAATCACATCGGAGACGAAATTAGAGAGTTCAAGCGTAATCGATGACGGTATGATTCTTTCTGATCATTTCTCTGCTACTGATCGGGTGATTGAATCGGgttattttgattcttttcgGGTTGATTACGGGTCGGAGTGTCTGAATCCGGGTGAGGTTAGTGTTGATTCTGGTTTGGATCAGTTCAGTGTTAGTCAATCGGGTGATGATTGTGTCAGAAATGAATTTGGGGTTTATGATTCAGAAACTGGAATTTTGGGTGATGGTGAGGTTAGGCTTAGTGATTTTGAAGCTGCCAATGAGAAATATGTTGAGAGCGAAGCTGCTACTGAATTAACTGGTGGAACCGTATCTCACtatgaaacagagaatctcGAAGAATTCGTTGATGGAAGGCACGGTGAGAACGAATCGGGTGTTGAAGAACCTATTGAGGATTCGAGCAAGTTGTGTTCTGATTTAGGGGGAAATGAATTGGTTTCTCGAGATTCTGGGGTTGTGAATGGTGAAAAAGAAGTTGTTTCTGATAGTGTAGTTGCTTCTAGTGAAGTAATTGAGGGAAGTGGAGGAGATACTGTGGAAGTTGGAGGCGTGAGTTCTGGTGGTGAGGGTAAAAGTAGAGAGACTGTGTGGTGGAAGATGCCATTTGTGCTTCTTAAGTACTCTGTGTTTAGGATTGGTCCGGTTTGGTCTGTCTCTATGGCTGCTGCTGTGATGGGTTTGGTTCTCTTGGGACGTAGATTGtataatatgaagaagaaagctcaaaGGTTCCATCTTAAAGTTACGATTGACGATAAG AAGGCGTCGCGGGTGATGAGTCAGGCTGCTCGACTCAATGAAGTGTTCACAGAGGTAAGAAGGGTCCCTGTGATCCGCCCTGCTCTACCATCGCCTGGCGCATGGCCGGTTTTGAGCCTTAGATGA
- the ELP6 gene encoding elongator protein 6 (elongator protein 6 (ELP6); CONTAINS InterPro DOMAIN/s: Protein of unknown function DUF2348 (InterPro:IPR018627); Has 30201 Blast hits to 17322 proteins in 780 species: Archae - 12; Bacteria - 1396; Metazoa - 17338; Fungi - 3422; Plants - 5037; Viruses - 0; Other Eukaryotes - 2996 (source: NCBI BLink).), producing MDRSLNLLDLALGFDEQLAIPSPLNGKVILIEDCVETSGSFVLHQLMKRVLSSNSSDALIFLAFARPFSHYDRILRKLGCNLATHKSNNRLVFFDMLMVKCSDGDQMEDNVSAVAKLFREIQETVRKLQSVTSGNITVMVDDMSLLEIATTGSNSDHVLDFLHYCHTLSSESNCSLVILNHEDIYASMERPAFLLQMVCLADVVIKAEPLASGLANDVHGQLTVLNKGISNSGRGSSRNKLQNFQFRIKENGIDYFYPGCRS from the exons ATGGATCGTTCTTTGAATCTCCTCGATTTAGCCTTAGGGTTCGATGAGCAGCTAGCTATTCCATCGCCACTAAATGGAAAAGTAATACTAATAGAAGACTGTGTAGAGACGAGTGGTTCCTTTGTACTTCACCAGCTAATGAAACGTGTTCTCTCCTCTAACTCCTCCGACGCACTTATCTTTCTCGCTTTTGCTCGCCCTTTCTCTCATTATGATCGAATCTTGCGTAAACTG GGATGTAATTTAGCTACCCATAAGTCGAATAATCGATTGGTGTTCTTTGACATGCTCATGGTTAAGTGTTCAG ATGGGGATCAAATGGAAGACAATGTGAGTGCAGTTGCGAAACTATTTCGGGAGATACAAGAAACCGTTCGAAAGCTACAGAGTGTAACAAGTGGTAACATAACTGTTATGGTGGATGACATGTCTCTGCTGGAAATTGCTACTACCGGCAGCAACTCAGATCACGTATTGGACTTCTTGCATTATTGCCACACATTAAGTTCTGAAAGC AATTGTTCATTGGTCATCCTCAATCATGAAGATATATACGCGAGCATGGAGAGACCTGCATTTTTGCTACAGATGGTATGCCTTGCAGATGTTGTGATAAAGGCAGAGCCTTTAGCCTCTGGTTTAGCAAATGATGTACATGGCCAA TTGACTGTTCTGAACAAAGGGATAAGCAACTCAGGTAGAGGAAGCTCGAGGAACAAGTTGCAGAATTTTCAATTCAGGATCAAAGAAAATGGTATCGACTATTTCTATCCTGGTTGCAGAAGCTGA
- the CNX7 gene encoding co-factor for nitrate, reductase and xanthine dehydrogenase 7 (''co-factor for nitrate, reductase and xanthine dehydrogenase 7'' (CNX7); CONTAINS InterPro DOMAIN/s: ThiamineS (InterPro:IPR003749), Molybdopterin converting factor, subunit 1 (InterPro:IPR010034), Molybdopterin synthase/thiamin biosynthesis sulphur carrier, beta-grasp (InterPro:IPR016155), Beta-grasp fold, ferredoxin-type (InterPro:IPR012675); Has 1000 Blast hits to 1000 proteins in 381 species: Archae - 21; Bacteria - 814; Metazoa - 52; Fungi - 2; Plants - 54; Viruses - 0; Other Eukaryotes - 57 (source: NCBI BLink).): MDKEVTKIESDDTSSVEIKVLLFARARELTGVPDLTLKMPSGSTTQKCLDELVLKFPSLEEVRSCVVLALNEEYTTDSAIVQHRDELAIIPPISGG; this comes from the coding sequence ATGGACAAAGAAGTTACAAAGATTGAAAGTGATGACACTTCATCGGTGGAGATCAAAGTGTTGTTATTCGCCAGAGCACGAGAGCTCACAGGTGTGCCTGATCTAACACTGAAGATGCCATCAGGTAGTACAACACAGAAATGCCTGGATGAGTTGGTGCTTAAGTTTCCAAGCTTGGAAGAGGTACGTAGCTGTGTTGTTCTCGCTTTGAACGAGGAATATACAACCGATTCCGCCATTGTTCAACATAGAGATGAGTTAGCCATCATACCTCCGATAAGCGGCGGCTAA
- a CDS encoding RNA-binding (RRM/RBD/RNP motifs) family protein (RNA-binding (RRM/RBD/RNP motifs) family protein; FUNCTIONS IN: RNA binding, nucleotide binding, nucleic acid binding; INVOLVED IN: biological_process unknown; LOCATED IN: cellular_component unknown; CONTAINS InterPro DOMAIN/s: RNA recognition motif, RNP-1 (InterPro:IPR000504), Nucleotide-binding, alpha-beta plait (InterPro:IPR012677); BEST Arabidopsis thaliana protein match is: RNA-binding (RRM/RBD/RNP motifs) family protein (TAIR:AT2G18510.1); Has 3478 Blast hits to 3175 proteins in 382 species: Archae - 0; Bacteria - 389; Metazoa - 1438; Fungi - 566; Plants - 665; Viruses - 0; Other Eukaryotes - 420 (source: NCBI BLink).) — MSGTSNCTVYIGNVDERVSDRVLYDIMIQAGRVIDLHIPRDKETDKPKGFAFAEYETEEIADYAVKLFSGLVSLYNRTLKFAISGQDKLQSNSANSGHRARPQSLAFEHSDRAAYHHLERFSSQLISPPSPLPLDYTQEPPPPGVSNGASLEYSRRVLGSALDSINHSRPRRY; from the exons ATGTCTGGGACTTCCAATTGCACCGTATACATAG gGAACGTTGACGAAAGAGTAAGCGATAGGGTTTTGTATGATATCATGATTCAAGCTGGTAGAGTAATCGATCTACACATTCCTCGTGATAAAGAAACTGATAAACCTAAAGGCTTTGCTTTCGCTGAGTATGAGACTGAAGAAATCGCCGATTACGCCGTTAAGCTTTTCTCTGGACTTGTTTCTCTCTACAATCGAACTTTGAAATTCGCT ATATCTGGACAGGATAAGTTACAATCAAATTCTGCAAATTCCGGTCATCGAGCGAGACCTCAGTCTTTGGCTTTCGAGCATTCGGATAGAGCTGCGTATCATCACTTGGAGAGATTTTCGTCGCAATTGATTTCTCCACCTTCACCACTGCCTCTGGATTACACACAAG AACCACCTCCACCAGGAGTATCGAATGGAGCAAGTTTGGAGTATAGTAGAAGAGTTCTTGGTTCGGCACTAGATAGTATCAACCATTCAAGACCACGTCGCTACTGA
- the SCRL20 gene encoding SCR-like 20 (SCR-like 20 (SCRL20); INVOLVED IN: signal transduction; LOCATED IN: endomembrane system; CONTAINS InterPro DOMAIN/s: Plant self-incompatibility response (InterPro:IPR010682); BEST Arabidopsis thaliana protein match is: SCR-like 21 (TAIR:AT4G10767.1); Has 35333 Blast hits to 34131 proteins in 2444 species: Archae - 798; Bacteria - 22429; Metazoa - 974; Fungi - 991; Plants - 531; Viruses - 0; Other Eukaryotes - 9610 (source: NCBI BLink).): MKNATSLIIYCFLMFLLMNNVKGQGKKKPPCPLGLSANGKCGHDGPKLCFSEMERKFNKDVVKTITHCKCWDDRRNNVDKHRCTCYLKHGFPCTNG, encoded by the exons ATGAAAAATGCTACTTCActtataatttattgttttctcatGTTCCTCCTTATGAACAATGTTAAAG GgcagggaaaaaaaaaaccaccatGCCCGCTTGGACTGTCGGCAAACGGAAAATGTGGGCATGACGGACCTAAGTTATGTTTTAGTGAAATGGAAcgaaaatttaataaagatGTGGTTAAAACTATTACCCACTGCAAGTGCTGGGATGATCGACGCAACAATGTGGACAAGCATCGGTGCACATGTTATTTAAAACATGGTTTTCCTTGCACCAATGGCTAA